TCATAGTCCTGACAACATTTCGAAAGACGTTGATGCAGTTGTATATTCTGGAGCTATACCATCTGATAATTGTGAGCTTTTGAGTGCAAGGCAAAGAAATATTCCAGTGCTATCGAGAGCACAAATGTTATCTAAAATAATTGAACAAAAATTTTCAATTGCTGTTGCAGGAACACATGGCAAGACAACTACTACTTCAATGATTAGCAAGATGCTTAACGATGGGGGGCTTGATCCCTCTTTCTTGATTGGTGGTGAGTTAAATGATTATGGTGCTAATGCAAGGCATGGAAGTGGCCCATATATAGTAATTGAGGCCGATGAAAGTGATGGCTCGTTTTTGAATTATAAGCCCAATATTGCTGTTATTACTAATATTGACTTTGATCATCCTAGCTTTTTTAGTGATTTAAAAATGGTTGAAGATTACTTTGAAAAGTTTATGCAGGGAATAAGTGAAGATGGAAAATTGGTAGTTTGTGGGGATCACGCTGTTACTAGAAGCGTTGCAGAAAGAATAACAGATAAAGAAAAAATCTTTTATGGCTTTGGTGACAACAATCAAGTACAGTGTAAAAATGTAATATTGAGCGGTTTTGGTAGCTATTATGACCTTTATATTGAAGGTGAAAAAATTGGAGAAATAACGTTGAATGTTCCGGGAATTCACAATGTTTTGAATTCGCTTGCAGCATTTAGTGTTGCTAAAATAATTGGACTTGATTTTGTTTCTGCATTTGATTCAATTGCATCCTTCTCAGGGGTCAGAAGAAGATTTGAACTAAAGTGTAAAGATCCTTACATTATTGATGATTATGCTCATCATCCCGAGGAGATAAATGCAGTTTTAAATACAGCGAGAAGTATATTTAAAGATAAAAACCTAGTCCTGATTTTCCAGCCTCACAGATTTTCCAGAACTGAAAAATTTTTGAATAATTTTTGTGATATTTTAACAAAAGCAGATACTTTATTGCTTTTTGATGTTTTCCCAGCAGGTGAAAAGACGGCGAATCCTTATTTGGGTAACAAATTGTTCGAAGAGTGTAAAAAGAGGATGAAAGACAACGTTTTTTTTGTTTCTAAAGACTCGATTTATGAGCTTATCCAAGAAATACATGGTGAAAAGAACGTATACTTGTTTATGGGTGCAGGCGATATTACAAAGATCTGTGATAAGGTGGCATCAATTTTCTTAGATATTAAAAAAGGTGAAAGAAAAGAGATAAGTGATCCGAATACTTCGGAACTTTCAACTTAAAAACCTTACTACTTTTGGAACTGGTGGTATAGGCAGAAGTGTCTATCTTCTTAAAAGTTCTGATTTACCTGTTATTTTGGGAGAGATAGACGATTTCGTGATATTAGGTAACGGTTCGAACGTTATTTTTTCTGATGATTATTTCTCTAAAAATATTTTATATGTTATTCCTTTAAGTTCTTCTGAGGGAATTAATATTGTTTCTGATTGTTTAGAGGTTGATGCAAACGTTTCCTCAAGCGCTCTTTCATGGTGGTGTGCCAGAAAAGGTATAAGTGGTTTTGAATTTGCAGCAGGAATACCAGGAAGAATTGGAGCCTGTATCTTTGGTAATGCAGGTTGTTTTGGTTCAGATTTTTCAAAAAATCTAAAAAGAATTTTTGTCTTTGACTGTGCTAGTAAAACTTTTGGTGAAATAGATTCAGGTGATATACAATTTTCTTATAGAAAGAGTTCTATTAAAGATAAAGTTATATTGAAAGCATATTTTGAGATAAATTTTGATAAGTCTGAGAACATTTTTGCTAAAACTCTTGAACTTTTAAATAAAAAGAAATCATCTCAGCCACATGGAATTAAAACTTTTGGAAGTGTTTTCAAAAATCCACCGGATAATTGGGCTGGGAAACTGCTTGATAGTTTGGGTTTTAGAGGTTACAAGTTTGGTGGGGTTAGAGTTTCTGAGAAACATGCAAATTTTTTAGAAAATATTGGAGGTTCCACTTCTGACGCTGTAAAGATAATAAAATTGATGCAAGATAGGGTTTTGGAAAGCTACAATATTTTATTGGAGCCAGAGGTAAGATTTTTGGGAGAATTTAAAGAACTGCCAATTTTATCCGGTGATGAATTATGAAAATTTTGATTTTATGTGGTGGAACTTCTTCAGAAAAGGAAGTTTCTATATGGTCTGCAGAGAACGTTTATAAGTCCTTGATTAATACTGAATATATCGTTGAAATGGTGGATATTGCTACACTTTCTCCTTATGAATTGTGTCAAAAAATATTATGTGAAAATTTTGATCTTGTTTTTCCAGTTTTACACGGGAAGCCTGGAGAAGATGGCTCTATACAAGGTTTTTTGGATACTCTTGGAATAAAATATATCGGTTCTGGAGTTTTTTCGTGTGCAATAACTATGGACAAATACAGGTACAAATTAATTTGTAAATCTTTGGAATTTCCACAACCAGATTTTATTGCTATAAGAACAAAGGATTCTACAGAGGTTTTGGAATTTGTGCGTTTGAAAGGCTTTCCTTTAGTTGTAAAACCTAATTCGCAAGGTTCAAGTGTAGGAGTATCTATTGTGAACAATAATAACGAATTGAAAGATGCCTTGGAGCTTGGATTTAAATACGATCCAATTGTTCTGGTTGAAGAATTTATACATGGAAAAGAGATAACATGTGGTGTTATCGGAAACAGCAATGTAATTGCCCTGCCTCTTGTTGAAATATTGCCCAAAACAAAATTTTTTGATTATGAGTCGAAATATAATCCTCAATTGTGTGACGAAATTGTTCCTGCAAGATTAAATGACAACCTAAAGGATAGATTACAAGAGCTAGCAATAAAAGCATATAAGGCTTTTGATTGCAAGTGTTTTGGCAGGGTTGATATGTTTGTAGATAAATATGAAAACATTTACCTCTCTGAAATAAACACTATTCCTGGTTTGACTGCAAATAGTCTTTTTACTAAGGAGGTTAAAGCTGCTGGATATTCGTTCCAGGAAATTGTTAAACTTCTTGTCAAACTGGCGTTGGAGGATTAATCTTTTAGTTTCTATAATATTTTTTTTTGCTTTATGTTATTTTTTTTGGTTTATTTTTTCAACAAATAGCTTTACTTCCTTGAAAGTTGAAGGTATGTCAAGTTATATAAAAAATAAAAGTTTTTACATTTTACATAAAGATAAATATGGGATTTTGGGCTATAAAACCTTCCTTAACAATTTAAAAAATCAAATTGAAAACAATAATTTTTATAAGATTAAATCAATAACTCATACAAGCCTAGGAAGAGTTGATGTAACTTTTTATATTCCAGATTACATAGTAAAGGCGAGTTCTGATAGCAATTTTTATGATCTAAATGGAAACGTAATATCAAATGAAAATTTAAAGAATAAAAAAGTTATAGATGTCAATAGTATAATAAAAAGTAGTGAATTTTTTGATATGTTACAAAATATTGTTTATTATTCTACTTTTTATGGTTTTATCCCAGATTATATATTTTTTTATGATGATATTATAAAGTTTAAGGATAAAAGTACAACAGTTTTTGAGTTTAAAAATGATGGTAACTTTGAAGAAAAATTTAGAAATATTTTTAGTTTTTTAGAAAATTTGAATAATAAAAAATGGCCCAAGGAGATAATTTTGTTAGACGAAAGAAGGCTTGTGGTTAAGAAATGAACGGTGAAAATAAAGTTCATCATATTCAAGAAAAGGTTATTCACAGCATTCATCCGCCAAAAAGGTGGGAGTTAATCTTAGGTATTATTGCTTTTATTTTAGGATTTTTTATCGTAGTTCAATACAGAACTCAAAAAGATTTGTTTCACCTTATTCCTACAAGGCAGGCAGAGGAGATGGCTAGCCTTTTGAAAGAAGCCGAAAATAAGAGACTCGATTTGGAAAGAGAACTGTTTGTTTCCAGACAAAAAATAATGGATCTTCAAAATAAGCTAGAGCAAGAAAAAAATAAAAATATTTCAATAGGGGAAGAGAGTAAAAAAGTTGCGCTTTTGGCTGGTTCTACTCCTGTTAAAGGTCCAGGCGTGATAGTTACCGTAAAGGATGCGAAAAATGGTCAAGAAGGCAACGCTTCTTTAGTTCATGACGAGGATTTGTTGAGGGTTGTGAACGAGCTTAGAGCTGGTGGTGCAGAAGCAATAAGCGTTAACGATCAAAGACTCGTTGCAATTTCTGAAATAAGATGTGCTGGTCCTGTTATACTTGTAAATGGTGTAAGGCTTGCTCCTCCTTTTATAATAAAAGCAATAGGTTCACCGGAAATGCTTTATAACTCTTTGACGATGAGCGGCGGTATAATTGACTATTTGAAGCTATTAGGAATAAGGGTTTCTGTTGAAAAGTCAGATTCTCTTTATATTCCTGCTTTCAGTGCAAATATACAGATTAATTATGCAACTCTGATTAATAAAGGAGAATAACTTATGTGGTTTATATTGCTATGTTTTGTGTTGGGAATGATTGCAGCTTACTTTTTCCCTATAGAGATGCCATTTGTTTATACTAAATACATGGCAGTTGTTATTCTTGCTTTTGCTGATTCATTTTTTGGCGCATTTAAAAGTGGTTTAGAGGGGAAGTTTAGTGGATGGCAAGCTATAACAGGTTTTTTTGGTAATTCTATTGTTGCAGCTGGTCTGACTTATGCAGGAGATCTATTAGGAATCGATCTGTATATAGCGGCTGTAATACTATTTGGTATAAGAATTTTTAATAATATAACTGCTATAAGACATTTATTGTTTACTCCTCCTTCATCAAGGTATGAGTGATATAAAAGAGAGCAATATTTTAGCTGTTGACCTTGGTAGTAGTTTTATAAGAATTGTTGTTGGAAAGGATCAACTTTCTAATAAAGCCATTGCACACTTTATATCTTTGCCCTCATATGGGATTAAGAATGGTACAATATATGATTTTGAACAGGTAAGATCAATCTTAAATGCCGGTTTGAAATCTATTTATCAGAGGGAAGGTTCTAATTTTAAAGAGAAATGTATACTAAACCTTTCAGGAAAAGTTTATATTTCAAAGAATATTAAAATTGAACAAAAATATTCTAAAGAAACTCAAATCAGAACTAAAACAATTAATGACTTACTTCTAAATATTTCAGAAGAAAAAGATTATACTCCTGTGCATATTTGTAAAAGATCATTTTTAGTTGATAATTCATTTGAAACACTAAATCCATCAGGGATGTTTTGTAAATCGCTTCAAGCAAATTTTCACGTTATATATATGCTTTCAACCTATTATAAAACCCTTAAAGAGTTGTTTAGCTCTTTGCATCTAGATTTAGTAGATATCCTTCCTAGTTCAATTGCAAGTGCAAATGCTATTTTGAAAGATAATGATTATCTAATTCCCAAGTTCTTAGTAGTGGATATCGGTGCTTTGACGACTGATTTTGTTTTGTATTCTTCAGGAGTTCCAGAATTTACTTCTACAGTTTTGTTAGGTTCAGAAAACATTACTAGAGATATATCGTTTGGTCTTAAGGTAAATAGAGATGAGGCAGAGAAACTAAAGTTAGACTTTTCTGAACCTGAAGATCATGATGATTTTAAAAGTTTTTTAAAAAATATTATTTATTCGAGATCGGAAGATATTGTGTTATATATTTATGATAAACTAAAAAAAATTTCTGATAATATGATCCCTTTAAGAATTTATCTTACCGGACAAGGTTCTAAGTTATTTGTTTTTAAAAAATTATTTGAAGAAATTTTTGAATGCCCGGTTGAGGTTAGGAGACCTTTTACTTTTTCAATAAATGAGAAAAGGGATTATGAGCACTCAACTGTTTTGGGTTTGATTAATTATGCTTTAAATAATACAATATTATCTAATAAGTATGACAACCAAAATCTAATAAAGAAATTTTTTGAAATTTTTTTAAAAAGAGGACGATAAGTGGGAGGTTTTTATATGTATGATGAAAAAATGGGTCCCTCTATTAAGGTTTTAGGCATAGGAGGAGCGGGTGGCAATGCTATAAATAGAATGATTGAGGCAGGTCTTTCTTCTGTTGAGTTTTGGGCTATTAATACTGATGTTCAGGCTCTTAGTTTGTCCAGAGCTGATCAAAAGTTACAAATAGGTCCTAAAGCAACAAAAGGTTTGGGTGCTGGAGCTAATCCTGATCTTGGGCGAGAGGCAGCTGAAGAAAGTGAAGATGATTTAAGGAGCATTTTAGAAGGAGCTGATATGGCTTTTATAACAGCAGGTTTAGGTGGTGGTACAGGCACAGGTGCTGCTCCATATATTGCAAGTATTGCAAAAGAAATGGGTATATTGACTGTAGCTGTTCTTACATTTCCGTTTAAATTTGAGGGGCCTAAGAGAAAAAAGAATGCAGATCAGGGTTTGGAGGAACTTAAAAAGATTGTTGACTCATATATTGTAATTGATAATCAAAGGCTTTTGACTTTTGCAGATTCGAAACTTTCTTTTTTAGAAGCATTTCGTTTAGCCGATGACGTGTTAAGACAAGGGGTACAGGGAATTTCTGATCTTGTAACTGTACCTGGTATTATAAATCTTGATTTTGCAGATCTTAAATCTGTTCTTACTAATACTGGAAATACTATTATGGGGGTTGGATATGGACAAGATGAAATGAGAGCTATTGATGCAGTTAGAAGCGCTGTTGATTCGCCTCTTCTGACAATACCTGTAAAAGGGGCAACAAACATTATTATGAACGTAACAGGCGGTTATGATTTGACTTTGCTTGAAATAAATGAAGCTGCAGATGAGCTAGGCTCATTGACTTCTGAGAATGCTAACTTATTATTTGGGGCGGTTATTAACCCAGAAATGGAGAATTCTATAAGAATAACTATTATTGCTACAGGATTTTCAGAAACTGCAAGCGATATACCTCTAAAGAAAAAGACAGATTCAACTTATTCAACTCCTTCTAAAAAGCGTTTATTTGATGAAACAGTTAACTTTGGTTTCGACGATCTTCCAAGCTTTTTAAGAAGAGACTCTGAAAAGGAAGAACAATAAATTTTTAATTTTTTTTTAATTTGCTCTTGACAAAATAAAGTATGTTAAAAGGACGAGGGAGAGTAGCCTTTTTTTTTCTATTTTTAAGTATTGTTGTTTGCAAAAATTCTTTTGCAGACAATCTAAATTATATTAAATTAACGCCTGAGGGAAGCGTACTATCATTTGGTTCTTCTGTAGAAAAAGGATTAAACTTTTTCCCATTTAATCCAGCTTCGATAGCTTCTAGTAGAGGTTTGCAGTTATTAATGACTCATTCTCTTAGACACTTTCCTGGAAGAATAAAAAATCTTGACCAACTTGACTCAGATATATATGGTTTTAGTTTACCTTTTGAAGCTGGCAAAACGAGTTTTGGGTTTCTTTGGATGACGCCTCATGAAACAGGCTTTGATTGGTGTACTCAAAATTCTTCTGATGAAAATGGAAAAATACCTAGAAGAACACTAAAGGGTGGACTTTTTGAAATTGGTCTGGCTCATAGAAATGATATATCTAGTGTTGGATTCTCCTTGGCAAAGGGTGACTTCTGGTTAAGGGATGACAAAACTGGAAAAACTATATATATACATAAATTTTTTATGTTGCAGCCAGGCTATATGTGGGAGAGTTCTACTAATAGATTTAAATACGGAGTTACACCGTCTTTTGCTACTGAAGAGCTTAAGGATGACTCAGGGGTACATACGAAAAAGACTGTAAATTTACAATTTTCCTGGGGATATAAACTTGATAGCAGAAGTGATGCTATAATTTCATCTGATGTATCTCTATCTTTAAGTGATGGGAAGTTAAAAATTGGAATAAAACCTGTAACTGGAATTGGTTATCGCACTCTTGCTCTTGACAAAAAGAATCTGCTTTTAGAGGTAGGTTATCATGATGGAGCGGTTCACTATGATATAGGAGTTAAGACAGGTTCTATGATAGTAGATTATGCTACACTAAAGGATTCTTTAGGGTTAATAACAGGACAAAATGTACAATTTATGAAAGATGTACATTTAGCTTCTATAACTCTTAGATTTTAAATTTTTTAGGAGCTTTTATGGATAAAAATTTAGAAAATTTGAATAACGAAATACCTAAAAGGATTTTAAGGAAAAGAAGAAATTCTTCCAGACAAAAAATTATGATCTTATTTGGAGTGTTGTTTTTTTTGTCTGGATTTTGTGGCTTTGTTTTCGGCCTGTTTACTCCTACTAAAAATATTAGCGACTTGCTAACCCCTAATTTTATGGCTCAGCCTGCAAAAGGGGAACTTAATTTAGTGCTTTTTGGTATAGATGATGTCGATGAGACTCATAGAACTGATACGATTCTTTGGTTAAATATCAATACGAATGATAAAACCATAACCATGATGTCGGTGCCGAGAGACACTCTTGTACAAATACCAGGACACGGTTATGACAAAATTAATGCTGCTTATGCTTATGGAAATACAGAACTAGCTCTTAGAACACTTACTAATTTTATTGGGGTTAAACCTGATAAATATGTAATTTTAGGATATAAGGGATTTATGAAAATTATAGATGCTATTGGTGGAGTAGATATTAACGTTGACAAGAGAATGTATTACGTTGACAATTGGGCTCATTTTACTATTGATTTATATCCTGGTATGCAGCATTTAAATGGGTTACAGTCTTTGGAATATGTGAGATTTAGGCATGATGCTTTAGGTGATTTTGGAAGAATGAGAAGACAGCAGGAATTTCTCCTTGCAGTTAAAAATCAACTTTTTTCAAGTCCGGCGATGATAACAAAGATACCAGATATTTTAAAGGTAGTATTGGATAACGTACAAACAGATATGTCGTTTAACGATGCACTAAGTTGGGCCCTTGCAGTGAAAGATATTGTAAACCAGCCAAACTTTCAGATTAAAAGAATCTTTTTAGATGAGGGAATGGTACCCAAATATGCATATGGGGTAGATTACTTATGGCCAACTCAAAAAGTTGTTTCAATTATTAAAAGTGTTTTTCCAAACGCTAATCCTGATGTGCCATTAACTTTTCCATTTCCAGAAGACAAAGCTACTTACAATAGTGTAAATACAGTTCTTCAAAAAGCTACTCAAAATCAAACAACGAACGAAGCACAGAATAAAACTACTACGAAAAATGGAACTAAAACTAATGTCAATAACGCTAAGTCTACAGTTAATGAAAATCAAAAAATTCCTTCGCCAAATAACAACACTATCACTCTTCCCCAAAGATGAGGTTTTTGGTTAAGTTGGTTAAGGATTTTACAAAGCTCTGATTTTTTAATTTAAAACTATTTAACAGATAAAAGTTCTAATTTTCTTATATTTTCGGCAGCAATGAGGGCATCAATTATTTCATCCAAATCGCCATCTAAAACTTCGTTTAATCTGTATAAAGTAAGATTTATTCTGTGATCAGTTACCCTGCCTTGAGGAAAATTGTAAGTTCTAATTTTTTCGCTTCTATCACCCGATCCAACTTGTATTCTTCTAGACATTGCTATTTCTTTTTCTGATGCAACTCTCTTTTCCTCAAGGATTTTTGCAGCTAGAATTCTCATAGCTTTTTCTTTATTCTGGAACTGAGAACGCTCATCTTGACAAGCGACTACTATTCCTGTGGGCAAGTGTGTTATTCTTACTGCAGAATCAGTTTTGTTGACATGTTGTCCACCTGCTCCACCGGCGCGGAAGGTGTCAATTTTTAAGTCTTTTTCATCAATTGTAATGTCAATTTCATCTGCTTCTGGTAACACAGCAACAGTTGCTGTAGAGGTATGTATTCTACCACCAGATTCAGTTTCTGGCACCCTTTGTACTCTATGAGTCCCGCTTTCAAATTTTAACCTGCTATATATCCTTTTCCCCTTTATTGAAATTATTGCTTCTTTTATACCTCCAATTCCTGTTTCGTTGATAGATAATATTTCTGTCTTAGCATTTTTTCTTTCAGCATATCTAAGATACATTCTTAGAAGTTCTGATGCGAATAATGCTGCTTCTTCTCCACCTGCACCAGCTCTGATTTCAAGAATTATATTTTTTTCATCAAGGGGATCTTTGGGCAAAATAAAATTTAGCAACTTTGATTCTAAATTTTCAATATTT
Above is a genomic segment from Thermodesulfobium narugense DSM 14796 containing:
- the prfA gene encoding peptide chain release factor 1; the encoded protein is MDFKVFEGNILKLINRYKEINELLSSLEIINNPSKLISLSQEKAELEEVVNNYNELNKLKNYLSDLKELKNSEDEEIKALAEEEFQVVEKNIENLESKLLNFILPKDPLDEKNIILEIRAGAGGEEAALFASELLRMYLRYAERKNAKTEILSINETGIGGIKEAIISIKGKRIYSRLKFESGTHRVQRVPETESGGRIHTSTATVAVLPEADEIDITIDEKDLKIDTFRAGGAGGQHVNKTDSAVRITHLPTGIVVACQDERSQFQNKEKAMRILAAKILEEKRVASEKEIAMSRRIQVGSGDRSEKIRTYNFPQGRVTDHRINLTLYRLNEVLDGDLDEIIDALIAAENIRKLELLSVK
- the murB gene encoding UDP-N-acetylmuramate dehydrogenase, which gives rise to MIRILRNFQLKNLTTFGTGGIGRSVYLLKSSDLPVILGEIDDFVILGNGSNVIFSDDYFSKNILYVIPLSSSEGINIVSDCLEVDANVSSSALSWWCARKGISGFEFAAGIPGRIGACIFGNAGCFGSDFSKNLKRIFVFDCASKTFGEIDSGDIQFSYRKSSIKDKVILKAYFEINFDKSENIFAKTLELLNKKKSSQPHGIKTFGSVFKNPPDNWAGKLLDSLGFRGYKFGGVRVSEKHANFLENIGGSTSDAVKIIKLMQDRVLESYNILLEPEVRFLGEFKELPILSGDEL
- a CDS encoding D-alanine--D-alanine ligase family protein; this encodes MKILILCGGTSSEKEVSIWSAENVYKSLINTEYIVEMVDIATLSPYELCQKILCENFDLVFPVLHGKPGEDGSIQGFLDTLGIKYIGSGVFSCAITMDKYRYKLICKSLEFPQPDFIAIRTKDSTEVLEFVRLKGFPLVVKPNSQGSSVGVSIVNNNNELKDALELGFKYDPIVLVEEFIHGKEITCGVIGNSNVIALPLVEILPKTKFFDYESKYNPQLCDEIVPARLNDNLKDRLQELAIKAYKAFDCKCFGRVDMFVDKYENIYLSEINTIPGLTANSLFTKEVKAAGYSFQEIVKLLVKLALED
- the murC gene encoding UDP-N-acetylmuramate--L-alanine ligase, yielding MENIVKNLKKVFFIGIGGTGMSALAFFLLEDGKIISGSDKKESRSLLKLKQKGVNIYIGHSPDNISKDVDAVVYSGAIPSDNCELLSARQRNIPVLSRAQMLSKIIEQKFSIAVAGTHGKTTTTSMISKMLNDGGLDPSFLIGGELNDYGANARHGSGPYIVIEADESDGSFLNYKPNIAVITNIDFDHPSFFSDLKMVEDYFEKFMQGISEDGKLVVCGDHAVTRSVAERITDKEKIFYGFGDNNQVQCKNVILSGFGSYYDLYIEGEKIGEITLNVPGIHNVLNSLAAFSVAKIIGLDFVSAFDSIASFSGVRRRFELKCKDPYIIDDYAHHPEEINAVLNTARSIFKDKNLVLIFQPHRFSRTEKFLNNFCDILTKADTLLLFDVFPAGEKTANPYLGNKLFEECKKRMKDNVFFVSKDSIYELIQEIHGEKNVYLFMGAGDITKICDKVASIFLDIKKGERKEISDPNTSELST
- a CDS encoding small basic family protein — its product is MWFILLCFVLGMIAAYFFPIEMPFVYTKYMAVVILAFADSFFGAFKSGLEGKFSGWQAITGFFGNSIVAAGLTYAGDLLGIDLYIAAVILFGIRIFNNITAIRHLLFTPPSSRYE
- a CDS encoding cell division FtsA domain-containing protein, translating into MSDIKESNILAVDLGSSFIRIVVGKDQLSNKAIAHFISLPSYGIKNGTIYDFEQVRSILNAGLKSIYQREGSNFKEKCILNLSGKVYISKNIKIEQKYSKETQIRTKTINDLLLNISEEKDYTPVHICKRSFLVDNSFETLNPSGMFCKSLQANFHVIYMLSTYYKTLKELFSSLHLDLVDILPSSIASANAILKDNDYLIPKFLVVDIGALTTDFVLYSSGVPEFTSTVLLGSENITRDISFGLKVNRDEAEKLKLDFSEPEDHDDFKSFLKNIIYSRSEDIVLYIYDKLKKISDNMIPLRIYLTGQGSKLFVFKKLFEEIFECPVEVRRPFTFSINEKRDYEHSTVLGLINYALNNTILSNKYDNQNLIKKFFEIFLKRGR
- a CDS encoding LCP family protein — protein: MDKNLENLNNEIPKRILRKRRNSSRQKIMILFGVLFFLSGFCGFVFGLFTPTKNISDLLTPNFMAQPAKGELNLVLFGIDDVDETHRTDTILWLNINTNDKTITMMSVPRDTLVQIPGHGYDKINAAYAYGNTELALRTLTNFIGVKPDKYVILGYKGFMKIIDAIGGVDINVDKRMYYVDNWAHFTIDLYPGMQHLNGLQSLEYVRFRHDALGDFGRMRRQQEFLLAVKNQLFSSPAMITKIPDILKVVLDNVQTDMSFNDALSWALAVKDIVNQPNFQIKRIFLDEGMVPKYAYGVDYLWPTQKVVSIIKSVFPNANPDVPLTFPFPEDKATYNSVNTVLQKATQNQTTNEAQNKTTTKNGTKTNVNNAKSTVNENQKIPSPNNNTITLPQR
- a CDS encoding DUF881 domain-containing protein, whose amino-acid sequence is MNGENKVHHIQEKVIHSIHPPKRWELILGIIAFILGFFIVVQYRTQKDLFHLIPTRQAEEMASLLKEAENKRLDLERELFVSRQKIMDLQNKLEQEKNKNISIGEESKKVALLAGSTPVKGPGVIVTVKDAKNGQEGNASLVHDEDLLRVVNELRAGGAEAISVNDQRLVAISEIRCAGPVILVNGVRLAPPFIIKAIGSPEMLYNSLTMSGGIIDYLKLLGIRVSVEKSDSLYIPAFSANIQINYATLINKGE
- the ftsZ gene encoding cell division protein FtsZ encodes the protein MYDEKMGPSIKVLGIGGAGGNAINRMIEAGLSSVEFWAINTDVQALSLSRADQKLQIGPKATKGLGAGANPDLGREAAEESEDDLRSILEGADMAFITAGLGGGTGTGAAPYIASIAKEMGILTVAVLTFPFKFEGPKRKKNADQGLEELKKIVDSYIVIDNQRLLTFADSKLSFLEAFRLADDVLRQGVQGISDLVTVPGIINLDFADLKSVLTNTGNTIMGVGYGQDEMRAIDAVRSAVDSPLLTIPVKGATNIIMNVTGGYDLTLLEINEAADELGSLTSENANLLFGAVINPEMENSIRITIIATGFSETASDIPLKKKTDSTYSTPSKKRLFDETVNFGFDDLPSFLRRDSEKEEQ